The DNA window AGACAGAGGATGGAAATCAGGGAATGGTCATGAGTATGTAGTGACTATTCCTTTTCTGTTTTTGCAATTGGATTTATTAAAAATTGAATAAAATGAAGGAGGCATGTTTGGATGAAAAAAGATACTATTAGCGTAAGTCTTGAAGCTGAAAAGCTAAGAGCAATCAAGAAATATATGGAGAAGAAAGAGATTGATGTACAAGATGAACTAGCAGAACAGCTACAAAAGCTTTATGAGAAGCATGTGCCAGTCAATGTCAGAGAATATATTGATGAAAAGAATGAGGAAGAAAGTAGAGCTAAAACACCAAGGAAACCAACTAAAAATACTGGTGCAGCTACTTCTACATCTACAACACAGGAATAAAACCATTTTTGGGGCGATATTTGCCCCTGTGTGCGATTGTATGAACGAGAGTGGCACAAGTTATCCTTAAGGAAAGATAAAACGATTTGTGGGCGAATTTGCCCAGAGTTATGAATAGAGCAGATTAAGCCTTATGATACTTGGATTTTAGGAGAATATGAGCCTAAAAGGTAAGTGAACCCCCCTATTGATTTTGGTGCAGGATAAAGGAAGGTGGTCAAAAGATTCCACCTTCCAGTCACATCCCCCGGCAGTGCCGTGGGTTGAAAGAATTAAAGT is part of the Proteiniborus sp. MB09-C3 genome and encodes:
- a CDS encoding DUF6103 family protein produces the protein MKKDTISVSLEAEKLRAIKKYMEKKEIDVQDELAEQLQKLYEKHVPVNVREYIDEKNEEESRAKTPRKPTKNTGAATSTSTTQE